A window from Equus caballus isolate H_3958 breed thoroughbred chromosome 8, TB-T2T, whole genome shotgun sequence encodes these proteins:
- the LOC138915192 gene encoding cationic amino acid transporter 4-like isoform X1, protein MFLLSLLVLGAHQQKHRQDTFQVPMVPLTPALSILLNVFLMLQLSSLTWLSFSIWLLIGFVVYFVYGIWHSKENQRELLRLTATDSGLEEMVQALQPLSQAPA, encoded by the exons ATGTTTCTGCTCAGTCTCCTCGTCCTGGGGGCCCACCAGCAAAAGCACCGGCAGGACACCTTTCAG GTTCCCATGGTGCCCCTGACTCCAGCCCTGAGCATCCTCCTCAACGTCTTCCTCATGCTGCAGCTGAGCTCCCTGACCTGGCTGAGCTTCTCCATCTGGCTGCTGATTG GATTCGTGGTGTATTTTGTCTACGGCATCTGGCACAGCAAGGAGAACCAGCGGGAGCTGCTGAGGTTGACTGCCACAGACAGCGGCCTGGAGGAGATGGTGCAGGCCCTGCAGCCTCTTAGCCAGGCACCTGCCTAG
- the LOC138915192 gene encoding cationic amino acid transporter 4-like isoform X2, with amino-acid sequence MFLLSLLVLGAHQQKHRQDTFQLSSLTWLSFSIWLLIGFVVYFVYGIWHSKENQRELLRLTATDSGLEEMVQALQPLSQAPA; translated from the exons ATGTTTCTGCTCAGTCTCCTCGTCCTGGGGGCCCACCAGCAAAAGCACCGGCAGGACACCTTTCAG CTGAGCTCCCTGACCTGGCTGAGCTTCTCCATCTGGCTGCTGATTG GATTCGTGGTGTATTTTGTCTACGGCATCTGGCACAGCAAGGAGAACCAGCGGGAGCTGCTGAGGTTGACTGCCACAGACAGCGGCCTGGAGGAGATGGTGCAGGCCCTGCAGCCTCTTAGCCAGGCACCTGCCTAG